One stretch of Miscanthus floridulus cultivar M001 chromosome 18, ASM1932011v1, whole genome shotgun sequence DNA includes these proteins:
- the LOC136524324 gene encoding uncharacterized mitochondrial protein AtMg00810-like gives MQRLFRMSDLGLLSYYLGIEVRQSKAAYARKLLQRANMAGCNPCHAPMEARLKLSKDETTAKVDATEYRSLVGSLRYLVHNRPDISFAVGMVSRFMEKPRQEHMAAVKHLLRYIAGTVEFGLVYPKLSGVDNSLTGYSDSDLGGDSDDRKSTTGIIFFLGTKAVAWQSQK, from the coding sequence ATGCAGCGGCTGTTCAGGATGAGCGACCTTGGGTTGCTGTCCTACTACCTGGGGATAGAGGTGAGACAGAGCAAGGCTGCATATGCTCGCAAGCTGCTTCAGAGGGCGAACATGGCAGGGTGCAACCCGTGTCATGCTCCGATGGAGGCAAGATTGAAGTTATCCAAGGATGAGACAACAGCGAAGGTTGACGCCACGGAGTATCGCAGCTTGGTGGGAAGCCTGCGCTACTTGGTCCACAATCGCCCGGACATCTCGTTCGCGGTGGGGATGGTGAGCCGTTTTATGGAGAAGCCCAGGCAGGAGCACATGGCTGCAGTGAAACATCTGCTTCGTTACATTGCTGGGACAGTGGAGTTCGGGCTGGTCTACCCCAAGCTTTCAGGCGTCGACAACAGCCTTACTGGCTACAGTGACAGTGATTTGGGGGGAGACAGTGATGACAGGAAAAGCACAACAGGCATCATCTTCTTCCTGGGAACAAAGGCAGTGGCCTGGCAATCTCAGAAATAG